From one Tsukamurella tyrosinosolvens genomic stretch:
- a CDS encoding alpha/beta hydrolase: protein MTTTSAVSSTTIDAAGVPLAARVAEAPGDPRALIVAIHGGTYDSEYFHVGADSLLALAPGHGCTVVAIDRPGYGGSATVPAERLGFDEQSTLLAAAVDALRARYDLPTVLIGHSIGGMLALLTAAKTAAAPAGVEISGLGELWQPGIREMWGGLRGDAPAIALPAEAHASVMLGPDGSFTPAHVARDAELLRPMPMPELYDVVDWADRLPAVGASVTAPVQVTFAEHDKIWRSDDEARAALARHFTAGPIDVRVMGGVGHSIELHACAREYTLAQLDFVERSIA from the coding sequence ATGACGACCACCTCCGCAGTTTCCTCCACGACCATCGACGCCGCAGGCGTTCCGCTCGCGGCACGCGTGGCGGAGGCGCCGGGCGATCCGCGCGCCCTGATCGTCGCGATCCACGGCGGCACTTACGATTCCGAGTACTTCCACGTCGGCGCGGACTCGCTGCTCGCCCTGGCCCCCGGCCACGGTTGCACGGTCGTCGCCATCGACCGACCGGGCTACGGCGGCAGCGCGACTGTCCCCGCGGAACGGCTCGGCTTCGACGAACAGTCCACCCTCCTGGCGGCCGCGGTCGACGCCCTCCGCGCGCGGTACGACCTGCCGACGGTGCTCATCGGCCACTCGATCGGCGGGATGCTCGCGCTGCTCACCGCCGCGAAGACCGCCGCCGCGCCCGCGGGCGTGGAGATCAGTGGTCTCGGCGAGCTGTGGCAGCCGGGCATCCGGGAGATGTGGGGCGGCCTGCGCGGCGACGCCCCCGCGATCGCGCTGCCCGCCGAGGCCCACGCCAGCGTCATGCTCGGCCCCGACGGATCCTTCACCCCCGCGCACGTCGCCCGCGACGCCGAGCTACTGCGCCCGATGCCGATGCCCGAGCTCTACGACGTGGTCGACTGGGCCGACCGCCTGCCCGCCGTGGGCGCGTCCGTCACGGCACCCGTCCAGGTGACCTTCGCCGAGCACGACAAGATCTGGCGCTCCGACGACGAGGCGCGCGCAGCCCTGGCCCGGCACTTCACCGCCGGCCCGATCGACGTGCGCGTGATGGGCGGCGTCGGTCACTCCATCGAGCTGCACGCCTGCGCCCGCGAGTACACGCTCGCCCAGCTCGATTTCGTGGAACGATCGATCGCCTGA
- a CDS encoding YciI family protein: MKYVLLICDDENGSPTNEEIAADPAYRAYDEDLRRRGAMLGGARLRPVADATTVRVRGGETLVSDGPFAETKDVVGGIDIIECADLDEALAIAANHPYAARGCVEVRPVWE; the protein is encoded by the coding sequence ATGAAGTACGTGCTGCTGATCTGCGACGACGAGAACGGCTCGCCGACCAACGAGGAGATCGCCGCCGACCCCGCCTATCGCGCCTACGACGAGGATCTCCGGCGGCGCGGGGCGATGCTCGGCGGGGCGCGGCTGCGTCCCGTCGCCGACGCCACCACCGTCCGGGTGCGCGGCGGCGAGACCCTCGTCTCCGACGGGCCGTTCGCCGAGACCAAGGACGTCGTCGGCGGGATCGACATCATCGAGTGCGCCGACCTCGACGAGGCCCTCGCCATCGCCGCGAACCACCCGTACGCGGCCCGCGGGTGCGTCGAGGTCCGGCCCGTCTGGGAATGA
- a CDS encoding alpha/beta hydrolase, translated as MTTAERAGAATGLGAGRYLDAEAVPDGTVTTPVELSTVDGAKVAGLLRTVPGATAVAFLMHPRQDFAHHVLVPEFLRRGVAVWTQGSRTQGNDLTLLHEQALLDMAAGHALLRDEGFATVIAVGHSGGGALAAFYMEQAGLPAQDRLARTPSGKPVKLRDARMPVPDLAVFMAPHPGQGELLLRMIDPSVADEGDPRSILPELDPFDPDNGYAPAPAPSSYAPEFVQRYRAAQRERVERIDALARERVARARAAQQRFAESGDPADRRDALATEFITVHRTDADLRCMDPSLDPNDRPYGSLFGSRPDLTDYGVVGFGRLTTPDAWLSTWSAISSNAGFLRCAPAVTVPTLFVEITGDQACFPDDARAMVAAFGTDDVEHVRVRGKHFGAALTAGERTAAALAGDEIERWLGARGIGTTGA; from the coding sequence GTGACCACCGCCGAGCGTGCGGGCGCCGCCACCGGCCTCGGCGCGGGCCGCTACCTCGACGCAGAGGCTGTGCCCGACGGCACCGTCACCACCCCCGTCGAGCTGAGCACCGTCGACGGGGCCAAGGTCGCCGGCCTGCTCCGCACCGTGCCCGGCGCCACTGCCGTCGCCTTCCTCATGCACCCCCGGCAGGACTTCGCGCACCACGTCCTGGTGCCCGAGTTCCTGCGCCGCGGCGTCGCCGTCTGGACCCAGGGCAGCCGCACCCAGGGCAACGACCTGACGCTGCTGCACGAACAGGCCCTGCTCGACATGGCCGCCGGCCACGCCCTCCTGCGCGACGAGGGCTTCGCCACCGTGATCGCCGTCGGCCACTCCGGCGGCGGCGCACTGGCCGCCTTCTACATGGAACAGGCCGGCCTGCCCGCACAGGACCGGCTCGCACGGACCCCGAGCGGCAAGCCCGTGAAGCTGCGCGACGCGCGGATGCCCGTCCCCGACCTCGCGGTGTTCATGGCGCCGCACCCCGGCCAGGGCGAGCTGCTGCTCCGCATGATCGACCCGTCGGTCGCCGACGAGGGCGACCCGCGCTCGATCCTGCCCGAGCTCGACCCCTTCGACCCGGACAACGGCTACGCGCCCGCGCCCGCCCCGAGCAGCTACGCGCCCGAGTTCGTGCAGCGCTACCGCGCGGCGCAGCGCGAGCGGGTGGAGCGGATCGACGCCCTCGCCCGCGAGCGGGTGGCTAGGGCCCGCGCCGCCCAGCAGCGGTTCGCGGAGTCCGGCGACCCCGCCGACCGGCGCGATGCGCTGGCCACCGAGTTCATCACGGTGCACCGCACCGACGCGGACCTGCGGTGCATGGATCCGTCGCTCGACCCGAACGACCGGCCCTACGGCTCGCTGTTCGGATCGCGGCCCGACCTCACCGACTACGGCGTCGTGGGCTTCGGGCGCCTGACCACCCCGGACGCGTGGCTGTCCACGTGGTCGGCGATCAGTAGCAACGCCGGCTTTCTGCGCTGCGCCCCCGCCGTCACCGTGCCGACCCTGTTCGTCGAGATCACCGGCGATCAGGCGTGCTTCCCCGACGACGCCCGCGCGATGGTCGCTGCGTTCGGGACCGACGACGTCGAGCACGTGCGGGTGCGCGGGAAGCACTTCGGCGCGGCCCTCACCGCGGGCGAGCGGACGGCCGCGGCGCTCGCCGGTGACGAGATCGAGCGCTGGCTCGGGGCTCGGGGGATCGGCACCACGGGCGCATAA
- a CDS encoding FAD-dependent monooxygenase: protein MTTRTTPGRTVAIIGGGPAGLAAGRLIKLADPNALVTVYERTDSSSETFGFGVGLTEATMSNLAKVDPQTADRMREVSHGGHSLVLRTDAGDVGLHGARNLAIGRAALLEVLTKAALEVGVEIRSGVKAGLDDVSADVIVAADGARSAVRDAVADGLGVHVEYGRLHFMWCGTDFAVDNANFTWRGEGDELFVVHAYPYADDRSTFLIEADDITWEAAGLAANAAATPAGESDTASLKHLERVFARELNGGELLANRTRWAQFPTVTLDRWSTGNVVLIGDAAHTAHYTIGSGTKLAIEDSIALAAALAAHADTDAAFAAYEAARRPSVQRFKHLAARSQNWWTSFRDRAGAAPEATALSYMTRAGNLGIEHYAAEFPEAATVALRGLGAEPSADWSSVDDWVLDLPLETEALRAPSKVIGVEALQEATRVAWNGGAAWEAGHDAFVADAATAPGPVVVVGGPSDPAAVGARIDLAERIRWAGKTVVVEVPDSLRAEAAAAVAVGRADAVVFTA, encoded by the coding sequence ATGACGACCCGCACCACCCCCGGCCGCACCGTCGCGATCATCGGCGGCGGCCCCGCCGGGCTCGCGGCCGGACGCCTGATCAAGCTCGCCGACCCGAACGCACTGGTCACCGTGTACGAGCGGACCGACAGCAGCAGCGAGACCTTCGGCTTCGGCGTCGGCCTCACCGAGGCGACGATGAGCAACCTCGCCAAGGTCGATCCGCAGACCGCGGACCGGATGCGCGAGGTCAGTCACGGCGGTCACTCGCTGGTGCTGCGCACCGATGCCGGCGACGTCGGCCTGCACGGCGCGCGGAACCTCGCGATCGGCCGGGCCGCCCTCCTCGAGGTGCTCACCAAGGCGGCCCTCGAGGTCGGCGTCGAGATCCGTAGCGGCGTGAAGGCCGGCCTCGACGACGTCTCGGCCGACGTGATCGTCGCCGCCGACGGCGCGCGCAGTGCCGTCCGCGACGCCGTGGCGGACGGGCTGGGCGTGCACGTCGAATACGGCCGCCTGCACTTCATGTGGTGCGGAACCGATTTCGCCGTGGACAACGCCAACTTCACCTGGCGCGGCGAGGGCGACGAGCTGTTCGTGGTCCATGCGTACCCCTACGCCGACGACCGCAGCACCTTCCTGATCGAGGCCGACGACATCACCTGGGAGGCCGCGGGGCTCGCGGCCAACGCCGCGGCAACGCCCGCGGGGGAGTCGGACACCGCGAGCCTGAAGCACCTCGAGCGGGTGTTCGCCCGTGAGCTGAACGGCGGTGAGCTGCTCGCCAATCGCACGCGCTGGGCGCAGTTCCCGACGGTGACCCTGGACCGCTGGTCCACCGGCAACGTGGTGCTGATCGGCGACGCGGCGCACACCGCGCATTACACGATCGGCTCCGGCACCAAGCTGGCGATCGAGGACTCCATCGCCCTCGCCGCCGCGCTCGCCGCGCACGCCGACACGGACGCGGCCTTCGCCGCCTACGAGGCCGCCCGCCGCCCCTCGGTGCAGCGGTTCAAGCACCTCGCCGCGCGTTCGCAGAACTGGTGGACCAGCTTCCGCGACCGCGCGGGCGCGGCGCCGGAGGCCACCGCACTGTCGTACATGACCCGGGCGGGGAACCTCGGGATCGAGCACTACGCGGCCGAGTTCCCGGAGGCGGCGACCGTCGCGCTGCGCGGCCTCGGCGCCGAGCCGTCGGCCGACTGGAGCAGCGTCGACGACTGGGTTCTGGACCTGCCTCTGGAGACCGAGGCGCTGCGCGCACCGTCGAAGGTGATCGGCGTCGAAGCGCTCCAGGAGGCGACCCGGGTCGCGTGGAACGGCGGCGCGGCCTGGGAGGCCGGGCACGACGCCTTCGTCGCGGACGCGGCCACCGCCCCGGGCCCGGTGGTCGTGGTGGGCGGACCGTCGGACCCCGCGGCGGTGGGGGCGCGGATCGACCTGGCCGAGCGGATCCGCTGGGCGGGCAAGACCGTCGTGGTGGAGGTCCCGGACTCGCTGCGCGCGGAGGCGGCCGCGGCCGTGGCCGTGGGCCGGGCCGACGCGGTCGTGTTCACGGCGTGA
- a CDS encoding FAD-dependent oxidoreductase — translation MMNNGCVVVGGGPAGMVLGLLLARGGVRVTLLEKHSDFLRDFRGDTVHASTLTLLDELGLGERFAAMPHRDVEQMTVRLDAGEAAVADFRRLPGAHRHIAFAPQWDLLDLLAAAAEEEPTFTLVRDAEVIDVLRDGGTVVGVRYRDRATGGEHDLRAALTVACDGRSSAVRAAAGLAPRRFGVPMDVLWFRLPRERTDPDGVFGRLSAGRFAITIDRGDYWQCAYVIPKGADAALRAAGIDGFRQEVAALLPWTADRLDPIRSWDDVKLLDVELNRLRRWYADGLLLIGDAAHAMSPVGGVGINLAVADAVAAARIVGPTLRSDGAVPLRLLRGVQRRRWLPTALIQGVQRGIHRAILAPALVTAPASGAGRLPVPLRLLRRFPALQGMTARMVAIGPLPEHAPDWARRPAARSGTGR, via the coding sequence ATGATGAATAACGGGTGTGTCGTGGTGGGCGGGGGTCCCGCGGGCATGGTCCTCGGTCTCCTGCTGGCGCGCGGCGGCGTGCGAGTGACGTTGTTGGAGAAGCACTCCGACTTCCTGCGCGACTTCCGCGGGGACACGGTGCACGCCTCGACCCTGACGCTGCTCGACGAACTCGGGCTGGGCGAGCGCTTCGCGGCGATGCCGCATCGGGACGTCGAGCAGATGACGGTCCGGCTCGACGCGGGCGAGGCGGCGGTCGCCGACTTCCGCCGGCTCCCGGGTGCACACCGGCACATCGCGTTCGCCCCGCAGTGGGACCTGCTCGACCTCCTGGCCGCCGCGGCCGAGGAGGAGCCGACCTTCACCCTCGTCCGCGACGCGGAGGTCATCGACGTGCTCCGGGACGGCGGCACCGTCGTCGGAGTGCGGTACCGCGACCGTGCGACCGGCGGCGAGCACGACCTCCGTGCGGCGCTGACCGTCGCCTGCGACGGGCGCTCGTCCGCGGTCCGCGCCGCCGCCGGACTCGCGCCGCGCCGCTTCGGCGTCCCCATGGACGTGCTGTGGTTCCGGCTGCCGCGCGAGCGCACCGACCCCGACGGGGTCTTCGGGCGCCTGAGCGCGGGCCGTTTCGCGATCACCATCGACCGCGGCGACTACTGGCAATGCGCCTACGTCATCCCCAAGGGCGCCGACGCGGCGCTCCGTGCGGCGGGCATCGACGGCTTCCGCCAAGAGGTCGCAGCGCTGCTGCCGTGGACGGCCGACCGCCTCGACCCGATCAGGTCCTGGGATGACGTCAAGCTCCTCGACGTGGAGCTCAACCGGTTGCGCCGCTGGTACGCCGACGGCCTGCTGCTCATCGGCGACGCCGCGCACGCCATGTCGCCCGTCGGCGGCGTGGGGATCAACCTCGCCGTCGCCGACGCGGTGGCCGCCGCCCGCATCGTCGGCCCGACCCTGCGGTCCGACGGTGCCGTGCCCCTCCGTCTGCTGCGCGGGGTTCAGCGGCGGCGGTGGCTGCCGACCGCTCTGATCCAGGGCGTGCAGCGCGGGATCCACCGCGCGATCCTCGCGCCTGCCCTCGTCACGGCCCCGGCGTCCGGCGCCGGACGCCTCCCCGTGCCGCTCCGCCTGCTGCGGCGATTCCCCGCGCTCCAGGGAATGACCGCCCGCATGGTCGCGATCGGGCCCCTCCCCGAGCACGCGCCGGACTGGGCGCGCCGCCCCGCGGCGCGCAGCGGCACCGGACGCTGA
- a CDS encoding AMP-binding protein, translating to MSENGVQSPSRSAHEAGLVSYPDEYVARYRADGLWRGRSLPDELTDALARFADRPGLVTPEVRWTHGELLDRARAFGAGLLARTGLEPGEPVMFQMGNVAETVVAYLGALIAGLRPVCTLPQHGEREIGLLAQHVGARATIVQADHGTGEPLAVARALHDAGALPVVVVARGDAIGDTPTMERLSALGATAPAPPAVDPAQIAVFQLSGGTTGLPKVAARQHEEYVHNSLAWAAALGYDGDTKLLYPLPVMHNAGIGLAVQPAILAGAQLVLAPSARTSDLLDLIAAERPTSLPLVPPAVAVRLLEDPRSRTTDLTSIVDFVVGGQALPEEVSERLRDELGIAVRQMFGMAEGMFLVTPAGAGEDVRHHSVGAPVSPADEVRIAEVGGDDPVAPGEIGEFCARGPYTIRGYYRADRHNRDSFSADGFYRTGDLARAHVIGGVTVYSIEGRIKDVINRGVEKIHAEEIEEVILRHPDVVSAALVAMPDPVLGERACAYLIVDDGAEAPTVATLGEFLLGQGLAKYKLPERIEVVTEFPLSNVGKVSKKDLRERIAEQLAADQSATAR from the coding sequence ATGTCAGAGAACGGTGTGCAGTCCCCATCCCGCTCGGCGCACGAAGCCGGTTTGGTCTCCTATCCCGACGAGTACGTCGCCCGGTACCGGGCGGACGGTCTGTGGCGCGGCAGGTCGCTGCCCGACGAGCTGACCGACGCGCTCGCGCGGTTCGCCGACCGTCCCGGCCTCGTCACCCCGGAGGTCAGGTGGACGCACGGCGAGCTGCTCGATCGGGCGCGGGCGTTCGGCGCGGGCCTGCTCGCACGCACCGGCCTGGAGCCGGGGGAGCCGGTCATGTTCCAGATGGGGAACGTGGCCGAGACCGTCGTGGCCTACCTGGGCGCCCTGATCGCGGGACTGCGCCCGGTGTGCACCCTCCCGCAGCACGGCGAGCGCGAGATCGGCCTGCTCGCGCAACACGTCGGCGCCCGCGCGACGATCGTGCAGGCGGACCACGGCACGGGCGAGCCCCTGGCCGTCGCCCGCGCGCTGCACGACGCCGGCGCCCTGCCCGTGGTCGTCGTGGCCCGCGGCGACGCGATCGGCGACACCCCCACCATGGAGCGCCTGTCCGCGCTCGGCGCCACCGCCCCCGCGCCGCCGGCGGTGGATCCCGCGCAGATCGCCGTCTTCCAGCTCTCCGGCGGCACGACGGGCCTGCCCAAAGTGGCGGCCCGGCAGCACGAGGAGTACGTCCACAACTCGCTCGCCTGGGCGGCGGCGCTCGGCTACGACGGCGACACCAAGCTGCTGTACCCGCTGCCCGTGATGCACAACGCCGGCATCGGCCTGGCAGTGCAGCCCGCGATCCTCGCCGGAGCCCAGCTGGTGCTCGCCCCGTCCGCACGCACCTCCGACCTGCTCGACCTCATCGCCGCCGAGCGCCCGACGTCGCTGCCGCTGGTCCCGCCCGCCGTCGCCGTGCGGCTGCTGGAGGATCCGCGCAGTCGCACCACCGACCTGACGTCGATCGTGGACTTCGTGGTCGGCGGACAGGCACTGCCCGAAGAGGTCTCGGAGCGGCTGCGCGACGAGCTCGGCATCGCGGTCCGGCAGATGTTCGGCATGGCCGAGGGCATGTTCCTGGTGACGCCCGCCGGCGCCGGCGAGGACGTGCGGCACCACAGCGTGGGTGCACCCGTTTCGCCCGCCGACGAGGTGCGGATCGCGGAGGTGGGCGGCGACGATCCGGTCGCGCCCGGTGAGATCGGCGAGTTCTGCGCCCGCGGCCCCTACACGATCCGCGGCTACTACCGCGCCGACCGGCACAACCGCGACTCCTTCAGCGCGGACGGCTTCTACCGGACCGGTGATCTCGCCCGCGCGCACGTGATCGGCGGCGTCACCGTCTACTCCATCGAGGGCCGGATCAAGGACGTGATCAACCGCGGCGTCGAGAAGATCCATGCCGAGGAGATCGAGGAGGTCATCCTGCGCCACCCCGACGTCGTCAGCGCCGCGCTCGTCGCGATGCCCGACCCGGTGCTCGGTGAACGCGCCTGCGCCTACCTCATCGTCGACGACGGTGCCGAGGCGCCGACCGTCGCCACCCTCGGCGAATTCCTGCTCGGCCAGGGCCTCGCCAAGTACAAGCTGCCCGAGCGGATCGAGGTCGTCACCGAGTTCCCTCTCTCCAACGTGGGCAAGGTGTCCAAGAAGGACCTCCGTGAGCGCATAGCGGAGCAGCTCGCCGCCGACCAGTCAGCCACCGCCCGATAG
- a CDS encoding VOC family protein, producing the protein MSASTSEHRVRGVDHAAFPTFDPVGTVNFYNGVLKFPIVHSICAAGWGPENHPDFIHFFFDIGNGDRMAFFYYFGLEPFGDQTAPGDSWARLPQGTPEFFKNSRHLAIHVDGEEDLLEYRRRLDASDWPCEMQVMHETIESIYTHDPNGYMIEITRALRPVTPQEDLDAALTLEALCDVVSGGAPSMDALLMRKAELIVEKAERWEEQQREQAGLAATGDAIGDAAWNVDEEAEVR; encoded by the coding sequence ATGTCCGCCAGCACTTCCGAGCACCGCGTCCGGGGCGTCGACCACGCCGCCTTTCCGACCTTCGACCCCGTCGGCACCGTGAACTTCTACAACGGCGTGCTCAAGTTCCCCATCGTCCACTCGATCTGCGCCGCAGGCTGGGGCCCCGAGAACCACCCCGACTTCATCCACTTCTTCTTCGACATCGGCAACGGCGACCGGATGGCGTTCTTCTACTACTTCGGGCTCGAGCCCTTCGGCGACCAGACCGCCCCCGGCGACTCCTGGGCGCGCCTTCCCCAGGGCACGCCCGAGTTCTTCAAGAACTCCCGCCACCTCGCCATCCACGTGGACGGGGAGGAGGACCTGCTGGAGTACCGCCGCCGCCTCGACGCCTCGGACTGGCCGTGCGAGATGCAGGTGATGCACGAGACCATCGAGTCGATCTACACCCACGATCCCAACGGCTACATGATCGAGATCACCCGCGCCCTGCGCCCCGTGACGCCCCAGGAGGACCTGGACGCCGCCCTCACCCTGGAGGCGCTGTGCGACGTGGTCTCGGGCGGCGCACCGTCGATGGACGCGCTCCTGATGCGCAAGGCCGAGCTGATCGTGGAGAAGGCCGAGAGGTGGGAAGAGCAGCAGCGGGAGCAGGCCGGGCTCGCCGCGACCGGCGATGCGATCGGCGACGCCGCGTGGAACGTCGACGAGGAGGCCGAGGTCCGATGA
- a CDS encoding TetR/AcrR family transcriptional regulator yields the protein MSTVEKPGRGSRRRDLIVGDVLDAATDLFAVKGYDATSLQDVADAVGVSRPALYHYLSSKEDLLVMLVERVSKDLADVIEELRNRSDLAPTEKITLLTEQLVQQRAEHPSQFRILDRSEMMLPEEAGAVHARAKRQVLRETIAIVEEGVKKGEFVPVDARTAALSLLGMCNWVAWWARPADAVEVKSIVDTVAALARRMLCVPESGDGASGPAGLLSEIRDRLDRLEPLI from the coding sequence ATGTCGACAGTGGAGAAACCGGGCCGCGGATCGCGGCGGCGGGACCTGATCGTCGGGGACGTGCTGGACGCGGCGACGGACCTGTTCGCGGTCAAGGGGTACGACGCGACCAGCCTGCAGGACGTCGCCGACGCGGTGGGGGTCTCGCGGCCGGCGCTGTACCACTACCTCAGCAGCAAGGAGGACCTGCTGGTCATGCTCGTCGAGCGGGTCTCCAAGGATCTCGCCGACGTGATCGAGGAGCTGCGCAACCGGTCGGACCTGGCTCCGACGGAGAAGATCACGCTGCTCACCGAGCAACTGGTCCAGCAGCGCGCCGAGCACCCGAGTCAGTTCCGGATCCTGGACCGGTCCGAGATGATGCTGCCGGAGGAGGCGGGCGCGGTGCACGCGCGCGCCAAGCGGCAGGTGCTGCGCGAGACGATCGCGATCGTCGAGGAGGGTGTCAAGAAGGGGGAGTTCGTCCCCGTCGACGCCCGCACCGCGGCGCTGAGCCTGCTCGGCATGTGCAACTGGGTGGCCTGGTGGGCGCGGCCCGCCGACGCGGTCGAGGTCAAGTCCATCGTGGACACCGTCGCCGCGCTGGCCCGACGCATGCTGTGCGTTCCGGAGTCCGGCGACGGTGCCTCGGGGCCCGCCGGGCTGCTCTCGGAGATCCGGGACCGCCTGGACCGCCTGGAGCCGCTGATCTGA
- the ftsY gene encoding signal recognition particle-docking protein FtsY, which yields MSTSTIAILIAVVAVLVVLAALATGFYLNKRRRVSLKDETPEPKSLDKSGGYKAGGGFTFSEGTREAEPVPLVPTAPPAPKTVPEPEPKVSLKDLQESREQAAAEAAQAQADARLAEAEEIDPGIANVAPEAPTEIEHIEDEAPEAAPEAPAETEAPAAPAAPAAPAETTASPEATAPTAPVEPAAPVEPAAPAAPVEAESPVETPSAPQLDEIAPTAGRLDRLKGRLARSQSTVGASLLGLLGAGDLDEESWEEIEDTLLLADLGTPTTMAVVEKLRDRIATQGVSSAAEVRALLRQVLIEELHPEYDRSIKALPHAGAPSVLLVVGVNGTGKTTTTGKLARVLVADGRRVLLGAADTFRAAAADQLQTWGERVGAEVVRGKEGADPAAVAFDAVAKGTDEGVDVVLIDTAGRLHTKTGLMDELDKVKRVVEKKAKVDEVLLVLDATIGQNGLAQAKVFAEVVEITGVVLTKLDGTAKGGIVYAVQHELGVPVKLVGLGEGADDLAPFEPAAFVDALLG from the coding sequence GTGAGCACTTCCACCATCGCGATCCTGATCGCCGTCGTCGCCGTCCTCGTCGTTCTGGCGGCGCTGGCGACCGGCTTCTACCTCAACAAGCGGCGGCGCGTCTCGCTCAAGGACGAGACACCGGAGCCCAAGAGCCTGGACAAGTCGGGCGGGTACAAGGCCGGCGGTGGTTTCACCTTCAGCGAGGGGACCCGCGAGGCCGAGCCCGTCCCGCTGGTGCCGACGGCGCCGCCCGCGCCGAAGACGGTGCCGGAGCCGGAGCCGAAGGTCTCGCTCAAGGACCTGCAGGAGTCGCGCGAGCAGGCGGCCGCAGAGGCGGCGCAGGCGCAGGCCGATGCGCGTCTCGCCGAGGCCGAGGAGATCGACCCGGGGATCGCGAACGTCGCCCCGGAGGCGCCCACCGAGATCGAGCACATCGAGGACGAGGCGCCGGAGGCCGCGCCCGAGGCGCCCGCCGAGACCGAGGCTCCGGCAGCTCCCGCGGCACCTGCGGCCCCGGCCGAGACGACCGCGTCGCCCGAGGCGACTGCGCCCACGGCACCGGTGGAGCCCGCCGCGCCGGTGGAGCCCGCTGCGCCGGCGGCGCCGGTCGAGGCCGAGTCGCCCGTCGAGACACCGTCGGCCCCGCAGCTGGACGAGATCGCCCCGACGGCGGGGCGCCTGGACCGACTCAAGGGCCGCCTCGCGCGCTCGCAGTCGACGGTCGGCGCGTCGCTGCTCGGCCTGCTCGGCGCGGGCGACCTCGACGAGGAGTCGTGGGAGGAGATCGAGGACACGCTGCTGCTCGCCGACCTCGGCACCCCGACGACGATGGCCGTCGTCGAGAAACTGCGCGATCGGATCGCCACGCAGGGCGTCTCCAGCGCGGCCGAGGTGCGCGCACTGCTGCGTCAGGTCCTGATCGAGGAGCTGCACCCCGAGTACGACCGCAGCATCAAGGCCCTGCCGCACGCGGGCGCACCGTCGGTGCTGCTGGTGGTGGGCGTGAACGGCACCGGCAAGACCACCACCACGGGCAAGCTGGCCCGCGTGCTCGTCGCCGACGGCCGCCGCGTGCTGCTCGGCGCCGCCGACACCTTCCGCGCGGCCGCGGCCGACCAGCTGCAGACCTGGGGCGAGCGGGTGGGCGCGGAGGTCGTGCGCGGCAAGGAGGGGGCCGATCCCGCCGCCGTCGCCTTCGACGCCGTCGCGAAGGGCACCGACGAGGGCGTCGACGTGGTGCTCATCGACACCGCCGGCCGCCTCCACACCAAGACCGGCCTCATGGACGAGCTCGACAAGGTCAAGCGCGTCGTGGAGAAGAAGGCGAAGGTCGACGAGGTGCTGCTGGTCCTCGACGCGACAATCGGGCAGAACGGTCTCGCGCAGGCGAAGGTGTTCGCCGAGGTCGTGGAGATCACGGGCGTCGTCCTCACCAAGCTCGACGGGACCGCCAAGGGCGGCATCGTCTACGCGGTGCAGCACGAACTGGGCGTGCCGGTGAAGCTCGTCGGCCTCGGCGAGGGCGCCGACGACCTGGCCCCGTTCGAGCCCGCCGCGTTCGTCGACGCCCTGTTGGGGTAG
- a CDS encoding maleate cis-trans isomerase family protein, protein MSAKPIRIGLVVPSSNVTVETEMPRILGRHPEETFTFHSSRMRMQTVSPEQLRAMNAQRERCVIELGDAGVDAMLYACLVAIMSTGLGEHHSVEAKIAEQLSEGGSDARVLSSAGALVDALSDMGATRIAVVTPYLRPLAGQVMAYLEHEGLTVTDWRALEVADNAEVGCILGDRVMEAARSLDLTGVDVLVLSACVQMPSLDLVQAAEDEFGIPVITAATAGAYRILRSVGATVDIPGAGSLLRADAAAPAAAGA, encoded by the coding sequence ATGAGCGCCAAGCCCATCCGGATCGGACTGGTCGTCCCCAGTTCGAACGTCACCGTCGAGACCGAGATGCCGCGGATCCTCGGCCGGCACCCGGAGGAGACGTTCACCTTCCACTCCAGCCGCATGCGGATGCAGACCGTCTCCCCGGAGCAGTTGCGCGCCATGAACGCCCAGCGCGAGCGTTGCGTCATCGAGCTCGGCGATGCGGGCGTCGACGCGATGCTGTACGCCTGCCTCGTCGCGATCATGTCCACAGGCCTCGGCGAGCACCACAGCGTGGAGGCGAAGATCGCCGAGCAGCTCTCGGAGGGCGGCAGCGACGCCCGCGTGCTCTCCAGCGCCGGCGCCCTCGTGGACGCCCTCAGCGACATGGGCGCCACGCGGATCGCCGTCGTCACCCCGTACCTGCGCCCGCTCGCCGGGCAGGTGATGGCGTACCTCGAGCACGAGGGGCTGACGGTGACCGATTGGCGCGCCCTCGAGGTGGCCGACAACGCCGAGGTCGGCTGCATCCTCGGTGACCGCGTCATGGAGGCCGCGCGCAGCCTCGACCTCACCGGCGTCGACGTGCTCGTGCTCTCCGCGTGCGTCCAGATGCCCTCGCTCGACCTGGTCCAGGCCGCCGAGGACGAGTTCGGCATCCCCGTGATCACCGCCGCCACCGCCGGCGCCTACCGCATCCTGCGCTCCGTCGGCGCGACCGTCGACATCCCCGGCGCCGGCTCGCTGCTGCGCGCCGATGCCGCCGCCCCGGCCGCCGCCGGCGCCTGA